The nucleotide window cctgcgcagttggctaatctctcttgagattggccgccgtggccgaaatcggtctggaggacattattattatttttatttataatataaactttacttAAAATGGAACCCTGCATGACGTtagtattacttaaatataattaaccaaGAAGAAATTTCCGATAAAGTTGAAGTAGTCTTCACTTTCACATTATCAATATtccatatatttaaaagtatctaGATTGTATAAGAGGACTTTCACTCACCCTTCGTAAGTTAAATTCCATTGATGAGCTCGAAATGTGCAATTATTGTTGATCAAAGATTCCGTGAACAGAAGATAAGCACGACCGTGGCTGCAGATCGCTTGTTGtagttctaaataaattatttttatataaaaaagctataTTAATCGTACAAAacgcttactggtggtagagctttgtgtaaggtcgcctgggtaggtaccacccactcatcagatattctaccgtaaaacagcagtacttggtattgtacacaagggacataacatcttagttcccaaggttggtggcgcattggatgtaagcgatggttaacatttcttacaatgccaatgtctatgcgtggtcaccacttaccatcaggtggctcatatgctcgtccgccttcctattctataaaataaaaaataaaaataaaaaaataagttcaactaatatgtatgtatgtaccgTGTATATCTATAATGTACTGACacaagtttttattacaaatacattgttattattattattaactacaaACTACTGGTAAGGTACTTAATGTTAATGTAGTGTGTAGTACACTAACTGATAAAGTCATACTtaggtttataaatttaataacttattacaagagctctttataaattaattcagcCTTCAATTTTTAACTAAGGTATTTTCAAtcctaacaataataatttagcgTAAAATTGTCAAGGATTTAATATAAGTTTCGCgcgtttttaaatgaaatgttttgcACGCGATGCTCCCGATACCGACCATTATGAGTTTCGCCTGGGTGCAAAATTTTATGGTAATAACTAGTTTGACAAGCAAGTTCTGTTCAAATGTAATTACtaagaaaatgttataaattaaaatgttacttaCTCGACGGTGAAATTGGTAACAATCGTGCCCAAATCGAATTCGTTTTGTTTCCACATCCCGGCTGTTTCATACCACCGTTAGGATAAAAGTCTGCATGACCTGAGCACACGTCATCGTGATTAACATACCCAATTACATACACCTTCGTgaacatattgtatataaaaataaaatgtttaaaaattacgcTATTCACAAAAAATGCCTAATCGGACATCTAGAAATGGATGACATaccatgaaataataaaaatcaatatttaaatgtaacgaAATAAGTCAAAATTCATAACCTCCGTGACAGGAACGCGGTTGACCTAATAAGCTTTGAATTATCAGTAATTGTAATCACCAATAGGATCTGGTAATCCAAAACCAATCTTCTGCAACAGTCTCCCATTTGTGTGAATAACATCAACGAAATCAGCATCTGTATCGTCTAAACGCTCTACGCGATTTGATGTCCGAAAACATGGCTGCGCTGGATCTAAgcctaaaataatttgattgaaacgtgtaaaataatttttaatgcaaTTTCATTAAGTGATTGATTTTTTAGGATATAATACGAaaattgtattgattttattcatgaatttaatttctaatttaagTCACTTTGTCAAGGCTACGTAAATAAAACCTTCCTAAAATTACGTACGTTGCAAAAAACAAATACGAAATAaccttaaaaattgtatatataaatctaaattaaattaaaaaaaatatatattacctgTAATTCTAGAAACTTTGCCGATGTGATAAGAGACGTAAGATGCGATATGAGCTCCGAGACTGTGACCGACGAAGTGAAAATCCTTCACTTTGGCTCCAGTTACTGACATGAGTTGCTTCATGAAACTATAagcgataataatattttcttgtacATTTTTAAGCCAAAGAGTAAAAGTATCTCTGAGAAAGttcattgtatataattatgtggTTGAAACGATGGAAAggattattaatcattatttattcaaagtgAACCAAGCTCATTCCAAGCATGAACCAAAGAAGCTGATATTTTTAGAGGAGCATttacaaatattctttataaaccTTGCGACCTTCGATCGAGATACAGATTTTAATCAATTTGaatctatttttaatcttaattaaccAGATATACTTTCTATGTACCCAGTAACATCAGAACCAACGCGTCGTGTGTTGGCAACGGCTCGCCAATATTTCCAAGTGTTACCGCCCTTACTCCAATCCACGGCTATAACATTCACGTCAgccttaaaaatacattatcagaaaataaattaaaataacatagttAATTACCATTACCAATGTTTAATAAGCATTGGTAACCATTTTTCGACCATCAGACTGACCGaccgattattatttttcaattattcttTCTGCTGGTCTTCGTCATATTgaaaagagagaaaaaaaaatataataccccGCTTATTTCCTCTACTGTTATCAGTAAGGCTGGTTCATTTGTTACCCATAGTATTCTTGCCATAGTCCTAGTCATTATCTGTACACaggttgttttaattttgatttgtcatAATAAGTTGAGTATAAGAAACCAggttattccatttttaaaataataataatttattatataaaaagtaattaaacaaCAAATACCCATTCAAGAAAAGCGCCAGTCATCTCGAGTACCCAAGACGCATTACTGTGACTCATAAATCCATGAATGATTAATATGGTTTTTCTATCCGGATTGAAATCCACCCATTCGAGACCAAATTGTGATCCAGCGAAGACCTACattcaaaattatgtttttatgtcattttgtatattaaattctaaGAAAACTATCTTACGATAGTGGTCAAACTTGCAACTTATTTGCGTGAACGTTAGATATAAATATTCCTAATAGGAAATCGCTGCGTCAAGCTTCAAGGCTCACCACAATGCAGATAATGCAACGCAAGTTAGAACGAAATGGTTCTAATGATTTATATATGAGTAACACAAATTACGGCAGACAATAGTAACAGACGAGGCTAGCCTCGTCTGTCATGTTTCCGTAATTTAAATgtatcgttatttattttttacattacatatcAGGTGATCTCATGTTTGGGTCAAAGTTTGCaaaaataacagtaataatTTATGCTGAATACCTAAGACATTGGAATATCTTGTaaaatacgtttattatattatatgcatgCCTAAGATTCTCTATTTAATTTGTAGTAAAATAACTCTACACAACATATAAGCGATAAAAATGTACAAGTATCTATTATTATCTTCATATATTCatgtctatatttttattactaaaattataaatttgctCTGCTttcaataagtaaaaaaatgttaacacaCCAAATTTCGACGAACGCGGTATATTTTAAACACTATTGATTATAATGTGGaagtgtatgcgcaaatacGTGAATCCTAATTTTACAAatgagaaatttaatttttttacctgAACCCTGCCAGGCTTAGGACGAGAAGAAAAGTAGAAATGCGTATTGACATCATCAGAAGAGTCAGGGCGCATATTGAAGAGCCATATTTGTCGTGTCAGAGAACCTAAGCCGAAGCAGTCAACTAAATCAGGAACAGGAAGGATAGTAGTTTCCTAGAAGAAAATTCGaatgaataaacaataattataaacatttggcATAAGAGATAAAGAAAAGttgttattaaatactatttaatttacggcattttttttataaaattaactttccaTAATACTTTGATGGATCTTTATTCAAGTGTCAATAACAattgtacacactttcaacacAATTGGATGCATGGCATAACAACGCATCAAGAAAAAACAGGAATATTCATTTTTCTACCTCTTCGGATCTACGACCTTTGTCTTGGACCTTACAAACCAGGAAAATGACTTAACAGTGAGTGAGCCGCTCTCTAACAGAATTTGATTCCGTTGATCGGATTTTCGTGCCAACTTTTTTAAACATTAGTCTACATAAGTGATTATCGCCACATCCCATAAACATTGGTACTGAtgtaaccattccttacatcgccagtgagatattgtgtcccttgtgcctttgaTCTCTTAAATTGTCGACTGGGCCAGATTTGTTCTctctataaaactttatttcattGTACGACATATATTATAACAGCCAAATTGAACTTAATGAAATATCTGATAGTATTCAATCGATAGCACCAATCATTGCTTTGAGATTGGAA belongs to Nymphalis io chromosome 2, ilAglIoxx1.1, whole genome shotgun sequence and includes:
- the LOC126773735 gene encoding pancreatic triacylglycerol lipase-like gives rise to the protein MISFNNYYVFITVIAVYEFNYGTALRTWVTTDELENHISPDDLKEFVKWNAKSNSTATTTPDIDYASYEETTILPVPDLVDCFGLGSLTRQIWLFNMRPDSSDDVNTHFYFSSRPKPGRVQVFAGSQFGLEWVDFNPDRKTILIIHGFMSHSNASWVLEMTGAFLEWADVNVIAVDWSKGGNTWKYWRAVANTRRVGSDVTGFMKQLMSVTGAKVKDFHFVGHSLGAHIASYVSYHIGKVSRITGLDPAQPCFRTSNRVERLDDTDADFVDVIHTNGRLLQKIGFGLPDPIGHADFYPNGGMKQPGCGNKTNSIWARLLPISPSKLQQAICSHGRAYLLFTESLINNNCTFRAHQWNLTYEGVNASLLAACNRLSSPCSVMGIQAVGGSGQPRARGGYFVLTSEKEPYCQDDLLHPLSDLLRDLLQGFRLDRSVKVIPKVTSAYADPDLEDVTTTTAKSWLQKLLSLG